The Rhodococcus triatomae genome includes a window with the following:
- the qcrA gene encoding cytochrome bc1 complex Rieske iron-sulfur subunit encodes MSDAGHTGGEAPKNYTDEELEAMSRDELVTLGTNLDGVDVAYRRERWPVADTKAEKRAERQVAFWFALAGVSALAFVLVFLFWPWEYAGPGEEKYNWYSLYTPMLGLTMGLAILGVGVGAVLFTKKFVPEEVSIQDRHDGGSTEIDRKTIVAELSDSLETSTIGRRKLIKRSLIFGGGALGIMSVMPLGAMVKNPWAEGDESPLWVSGWTPRYPGETIYLRRDTGRPEDIVLVRAEDLDAGGMETVFPYREADRGDSHALLDGLRGIRNSVMLIRLRPEDTARVTKRKGQESFNYGDYFAYSKICTHLGCPTSLYEQQTNRILCPCHQSQFDALQYGKPIFGPAARALPQLPITVNEEGFLVANGDFIEALGPAFWERRP; translated from the coding sequence ATGAGCGACGCTGGCCACACCGGCGGCGAGGCGCCCAAGAACTACACGGACGAAGAACTCGAGGCCATGAGCCGCGACGAGTTGGTGACCCTGGGCACCAACCTGGACGGGGTCGACGTCGCGTACCGGCGCGAGCGCTGGCCCGTCGCCGACACGAAGGCCGAGAAGCGAGCCGAACGCCAGGTCGCGTTCTGGTTCGCCCTGGCCGGTGTCTCCGCACTCGCGTTCGTGCTGGTCTTCCTCTTCTGGCCGTGGGAGTACGCGGGCCCCGGCGAGGAGAAGTACAACTGGTACAGCCTGTACACACCGATGCTCGGTCTCACCATGGGTCTGGCGATCCTCGGTGTCGGCGTCGGCGCTGTGCTGTTCACCAAGAAGTTCGTCCCCGAAGAGGTCTCCATCCAGGACCGTCACGACGGCGGGTCCACGGAGATCGACCGCAAGACGATCGTCGCCGAACTGAGCGACTCGCTCGAGACCTCGACGATCGGGCGCCGCAAGCTCATCAAGCGCAGCCTGATCTTCGGTGGTGGCGCGCTCGGCATCATGTCGGTCATGCCCCTCGGTGCCATGGTCAAGAATCCCTGGGCCGAGGGCGACGAGTCGCCGCTGTGGGTCTCCGGCTGGACGCCCCGCTACCCCGGCGAGACCATCTACCTGCGCCGCGACACCGGTCGTCCCGAGGACATCGTCCTGGTCCGCGCCGAGGATCTCGACGCCGGCGGCATGGAAACCGTCTTCCCCTACCGTGAGGCGGACCGCGGCGACAGCCACGCGCTCCTCGACGGACTACGCGGTATCCGCAACTCCGTGATGCTGATCCGTCTGCGCCCCGAGGACACCGCCCGGGTCACCAAGCGCAAGGGCCAGGAGAGCTTCAACTACGGCGACTACTTCGCGTACTCGAAGATCTGCACCCACCTCGGCTGCCCCACGTCGCTGTACGAACAGCAGACGAACCGCATCCTCTGCCCGTGCCACCAGTCGCAGTTCGATGCGCTGCAGTACGGCAAGCCGATCTTCGGTCCCGCAGCTCGTGCACTTCCGCAGTTGCCCATTACAGTCAATGAAGAGGGCTTCCTGGTCGCCAACGGTGACTTCATCGAAGCACTCGGTCCGGCCTTCTGGGAGCGTCGCCCGTGA
- a CDS encoding DUF3043 domain-containing protein, translating into MKLLRRGDSDDSDKRDVEVAEPSVDPESAEDAPVGKGRPTPKRRDAENRRRGPVAPAPMTAKEARARRKATRGSKDERKAAAAERRATAADRRARMLAGEDKYLLPRDKGPVRAYVRDFVDARRNLVGLFMPLAIVLIMAMFVSPELQAFVTLGMLVMMVLMVIEGIYIGRVVNSRVRDRFPDTLDGGFKLGWYAFVRASQIRKLRAPKPRVGPGDAI; encoded by the coding sequence GTGAAATTGCTACGCCGTGGTGACTCTGACGATTCGGACAAGCGGGACGTCGAGGTCGCCGAGCCCTCCGTGGACCCCGAGTCCGCCGAGGACGCCCCCGTGGGCAAGGGCAGGCCCACCCCCAAGCGCCGCGACGCCGAGAACCGGCGGCGTGGCCCGGTGGCGCCGGCTCCGATGACCGCGAAGGAAGCTCGGGCGCGCCGCAAGGCGACACGGGGTTCCAAGGACGAGCGCAAGGCCGCGGCCGCGGAGCGCCGTGCCACCGCCGCCGATCGTCGTGCCCGGATGCTCGCCGGCGAGGACAAGTACCTACTCCCCCGCGACAAGGGCCCCGTGCGCGCCTACGTCCGCGACTTCGTCGACGCCAGACGCAACCTCGTCGGCCTGTTCATGCCGCTGGCGATCGTGCTGATCATGGCCATGTTCGTCAGCCCCGAACTGCAGGCCTTCGTGACCCTCGGCATGCTGGTGATGATGGTCCTCATGGTCATCGAGGGGATCTACATCGGGCGTGTGGTCAACAGCCGGGTGCGCGATCGGTTCCCGGACACCCTCGACGGAGGCTTCAAGCTCGGTTGGTACGCATTCGTGCGGGCCTCCCAGATCCGCAAGCTGCGGGCGCCGAAGCCCCGCGTCGGTCCCGGCGACGCGATCTGA
- the qcrB gene encoding cytochrome bc1 complex cytochrome b subunit — protein MGASPVSTKIETRLAQQGEELDSRYHLSAGIRRQINKVFPTHWSFMLGEIALYSFIILLISGVYLTLFFDPSLAHVVYNGAYEPLRGVSMSRAYETTLNISFEVRGGLFVRQIHHWAALMFAASIIVHLARIFFTGAFRRPREANWVIGVLLLILAMFEGFFGYTIPDDLLSGTGLRAAFSGITLSIPVIGTWMHWMIFDGDFPGELIIPRLYVMHVLIFPAIILALIAGHLALVWYQKHTQFPGPGRTEKNVVGVRILPVFALKGGAFFAMTFGVLALMGGLLQINPVWTIGPYNPSQVSAGSQPDFYMMWTDGLARLWPAWEIYLFDRYTIPAVFAVALIMGLVFMLLLAYPWIEKRLTGDDAHHNLLQRPRDVPVRSAIGAMAISFYLVLTLSTINDIIAFHFDISLNAMTWIGRIGMVILPPIAYFVTYRFCIGLQRSDRAVLEHGIETGIIKRMPNGQYIEIHQPLGPVDEHGHPIPLEYQGAPVPKKMNKLGSAGKPGSGSLTKADPVEESEALEHAHHEAEKEQLEILKSYQDRARGTDSSGNGEAH, from the coding sequence CTGGGAGCGTCGCCCGTGAGTACAAAAATCGAGACCCGCCTCGCCCAGCAGGGCGAGGAGCTGGACTCCCGGTACCACCTGTCGGCCGGGATCCGACGCCAGATCAACAAGGTCTTCCCGACGCACTGGTCCTTCATGCTCGGCGAGATCGCGCTCTACAGCTTCATCATCCTGCTGATCTCGGGCGTCTACCTCACGCTGTTCTTCGACCCGTCGCTGGCGCACGTCGTCTACAACGGCGCGTACGAACCCCTGCGTGGCGTGTCGATGTCCCGGGCGTACGAGACCACACTGAACATCTCGTTCGAGGTGCGCGGCGGTCTCTTCGTCCGACAGATCCACCACTGGGCCGCCCTGATGTTCGCGGCGTCGATCATCGTCCACCTCGCTCGCATCTTCTTCACCGGCGCGTTCCGCCGCCCGCGTGAAGCGAACTGGGTCATCGGTGTCCTGCTGCTGATCCTGGCGATGTTCGAGGGCTTCTTCGGCTACACCATCCCGGACGACCTGCTGTCCGGCACGGGCCTGCGCGCCGCGTTCTCCGGTATCACCCTGTCGATCCCGGTCATCGGAACGTGGATGCACTGGATGATCTTCGACGGCGACTTCCCCGGCGAGCTGATCATTCCGCGCCTGTACGTCATGCACGTGCTGATCTTCCCGGCGATCATCCTCGCGCTCATCGCCGGTCACCTCGCACTCGTCTGGTACCAGAAGCACACGCAGTTCCCCGGCCCCGGCCGCACCGAGAAGAACGTCGTCGGTGTCCGGATCCTTCCGGTGTTCGCCCTCAAGGGCGGTGCCTTCTTCGCGATGACGTTCGGTGTGCTCGCCCTCATGGGTGGTCTGCTCCAGATCAACCCGGTGTGGACGATCGGTCCGTACAACCCCTCCCAGGTCTCCGCCGGTTCCCAGCCGGACTTCTACATGATGTGGACGGACGGGCTGGCCCGATTGTGGCCCGCGTGGGAGATCTATCTGTTCGACCGGTACACGATTCCCGCGGTGTTCGCAGTCGCGCTGATCATGGGCCTGGTGTTCATGCTGCTGCTGGCGTACCCGTGGATCGAGAAGCGCCTCACCGGCGACGACGCTCACCACAACCTGCTGCAGCGTCCTCGCGATGTTCCGGTGCGGTCCGCGATCGGCGCGATGGCGATCTCGTTCTACCTCGTCCTCACCCTGTCGACGATCAACGACATCATCGCGTTCCACTTCGACATCTCGCTCAACGCGATGACGTGGATCGGACGTATCGGAATGGTGATCCTGCCTCCGATCGCCTACTTCGTGACCTACCGGTTCTGCATCGGGCTCCAGCGCAGCGACCGTGCGGTACTCGAACACGGTATCGAGACCGGCATCATCAAGCGGATGCCGAACGGCCAGTACATCGAGATCCACCAGCCGCTCGGCCCGGTGGACGAGCACGGCCACCCGATTCCGCTCGAGTACCAGGGCGCCCCGGTGCCCAAGAAGATGAACAAGCTCGGCTCTGCCGGCAAGCCCGGTTCCGGCAGCCTCACGAAGGCGGACCCGGTCGAGGAGAGCGAGGCGCTCGAGCACGCTCACCACGAGGCCGAGAAGGAACAGCTGGAGATCCTGAAGAGCTACCAGGATCGAGCACGTGGCACGGACTCCTCCGGCAACGGAGAGGCTCACTAG
- a CDS encoding HesB/IscA family protein → MTVQNETTTHGVVMTDAAASKAKALLDQEGRDDLALRIAVQPGGCAGLRYQLFFDDRSLDGDLVVDFAGVALAVDRMSAPYVEGASIDFVDTIEKQGFTIDNPNATGSCACGDSFN, encoded by the coding sequence ATGACTGTGCAGAACGAGACCACCACCCACGGTGTGGTCATGACCGACGCCGCCGCCTCCAAGGCGAAGGCGCTGCTCGACCAGGAAGGCCGTGACGATCTGGCGCTGCGTATCGCGGTACAGCCGGGCGGATGTGCCGGCCTGCGGTACCAGCTGTTCTTCGACGACCGCAGCCTCGACGGCGACCTGGTGGTCGACTTCGCTGGTGTCGCGCTCGCGGTGGACCGGATGAGTGCCCCCTACGTCGAGGGCGCGTCCATCGACTTCGTGGACACCATCGAGAAGCAGGGCTTCACCATCGACAACCCCAACGCCACGGGTTCGTGCGCGTGCGGTGACTCGTTCAACTGA
- a CDS encoding carbohydrate kinase family protein, with protein sequence MTIAVSGSIATDHLMRFPGRFAEQLLADQLNHISLSFLVDDLVVRRGGVGGNIAYAMGVLGGAPLLVGAVGADFAEYRAWLEGNGVDCRGVRVSTTAHTARFVCTTDDDMAQIASFYPGAMSEARDITIASLPVRPDLVLVGADDPEAMVRRTAEAREQGIPFAADPSQQLARLGGDEARQLVDGAEYLFTNEYEWGLLRQKTGLTEDEVRAMVGTRITTLGSKGVEIVDREGNWVRVGVVPEKGKVDPTGVGDGFRAGFLLAHRAGLGFERAAQLGSLVAVHVLETVGTQEWTFERDEALKRLGDAYGLEAADEIAAVLSV encoded by the coding sequence GTGACTATTGCGGTATCCGGATCGATCGCCACCGACCACCTGATGCGCTTTCCCGGCCGCTTCGCCGAGCAACTGCTCGCCGACCAGCTCAACCACATCTCGCTGAGCTTCCTCGTCGACGACCTCGTGGTCCGCCGGGGCGGGGTCGGCGGCAACATCGCGTACGCGATGGGCGTCCTGGGTGGCGCACCGCTGCTGGTGGGCGCGGTCGGCGCCGATTTCGCGGAGTACCGCGCCTGGCTCGAGGGCAACGGTGTCGACTGCCGCGGCGTGCGGGTGTCCACCACGGCTCACACCGCCCGCTTCGTCTGCACGACCGACGACGACATGGCCCAGATCGCGTCGTTCTATCCCGGCGCGATGAGCGAGGCCCGTGACATCACGATCGCGAGTCTGCCCGTCCGGCCCGACCTGGTCCTCGTCGGCGCCGACGATCCCGAGGCGATGGTCCGACGCACGGCGGAGGCGCGCGAACAGGGCATTCCGTTCGCCGCCGACCCCTCGCAGCAGCTGGCCCGCCTCGGCGGCGACGAGGCACGCCAGCTCGTCGACGGCGCCGAATACCTGTTCACCAACGAGTACGAGTGGGGGCTGCTGCGCCAGAAGACCGGCCTGACCGAGGACGAGGTCCGCGCGATGGTCGGCACCCGGATCACCACGCTCGGCTCGAAGGGGGTCGAGATCGTCGATCGCGAGGGCAACTGGGTGCGGGTCGGCGTCGTCCCGGAGAAGGGCAAGGTGGACCCGACCGGTGTCGGCGACGGCTTCCGGGCGGGGTTCCTGCTCGCCCATCGTGCGGGGCTCGGCTTCGAGCGGGCCGCGCAGCTCGGTTCACTGGTCGCCGTGCACGTTCTCGAGACGGTCGGTACCCAGGAGTGGACCTTCGAGCGGGACGAGGCGCTGAAGCGGCTCGGCGACGCCTACGGCCTCGAGGCCGCGGACGAGATCGCGGCCGTGCTCTCGGTGTAG
- a CDS encoding glycerate kinase family protein, with product MRVMIAPDSFGETLTSAQACAAIAAGWARVRPADEAVPVPQSDGGPGFVDVLAASGGRVQQARVSGPLDDETTAQWLLDGDTAYLESAQACGLGLLGRVPDDDTALRAHSRGVGQLVRAALDAGAHRIVLGLGGSSCTDGGRGLVEALGGWDAALRALDGVDLVAATDVENTLLGPHGAAYVFGPQKGAGARTVRVLEDANAEWAARLDGWGHAVADAPGAGAAGGIGAALLALGAQRASGARVVADRSGQDEQLAAADLLVTGEGRLDRQSLRGKAVIALASAARAASVPTVCVAGQVELTTAELSEAGIEAAYSLVEHAGTLERALSDAENQLMSLAASVAGTRPEP from the coding sequence ATGCGGGTGATGATCGCACCGGACTCGTTCGGCGAGACACTGACCTCTGCGCAGGCGTGCGCGGCCATCGCGGCCGGGTGGGCGCGAGTGCGTCCGGCCGACGAGGCCGTACCCGTGCCGCAATCCGACGGTGGTCCCGGTTTCGTCGACGTACTCGCGGCGTCCGGTGGTCGGGTGCAGCAGGCGCGGGTGTCGGGCCCGCTCGACGACGAGACCACCGCGCAGTGGCTGCTCGACGGTGACACCGCCTATCTCGAATCCGCGCAGGCGTGCGGCCTGGGACTGCTGGGCCGGGTGCCGGACGACGACACCGCGCTCCGCGCACACAGCCGAGGCGTGGGCCAGCTCGTGCGCGCCGCACTCGACGCGGGCGCACACCGGATCGTCCTCGGGTTGGGAGGCAGCTCCTGTACCGACGGCGGACGCGGCCTCGTCGAGGCACTCGGCGGATGGGACGCGGCGCTCCGCGCGCTCGACGGAGTCGACCTGGTGGCGGCCACCGATGTCGAGAACACCCTGCTCGGGCCGCACGGCGCGGCGTACGTGTTCGGTCCGCAGAAAGGTGCCGGTGCGCGCACCGTTCGCGTCCTCGAGGACGCCAACGCCGAATGGGCCGCTCGGCTCGACGGGTGGGGGCACGCGGTCGCCGATGCGCCGGGCGCCGGTGCGGCGGGCGGAATCGGTGCCGCGCTGCTCGCCCTCGGCGCGCAGCGCGCCTCCGGCGCCCGCGTGGTCGCCGACCGGTCCGGCCAGGACGAGCAGCTGGCGGCGGCGGACCTCCTCGTCACGGGAGAAGGACGCCTCGACCGGCAGTCCTTGCGGGGGAAGGCCGTGATCGCGCTCGCCTCCGCCGCTCGTGCGGCGTCCGTGCCCACCGTGTGCGTCGCGGGGCAGGTGGAGCTGACCACCGCCGAGCTGAGCGAGGCCGGGATCGAGGCGGCCTATTCGCTGGTCGAGCACGCCGGTACGCTCGAACGTGCGCTCTCCGATGCCGAGAATCAGTTGATGTCGTTGGCGGCCTCGGTCGCGGGCACCCGTCCGGAACCGTGA
- a CDS encoding cytochrome c oxidase subunit 4 — protein MKIEAKLFEILTVFFILVGVVYGVFTGVSRTGIEWAGFTAICLSAGLTLIVGTYFRFVARRLDTRPEDYDDAEIADGAGDLGFFSPGSFWPILLAAAAGLAAVSLAFFQFWLIAVAAVAVIAASAGLVFEYYVGPEKH, from the coding sequence ATGAAGATCGAAGCCAAGCTCTTCGAGATCCTGACGGTGTTCTTCATCCTCGTCGGTGTCGTCTACGGCGTCTTCACGGGCGTGTCGCGGACGGGCATCGAGTGGGCCGGATTCACCGCAATCTGCCTCTCGGCGGGCCTGACGCTGATCGTCGGAACCTACTTCCGCTTCGTCGCGCGCCGCCTCGACACCCGCCCGGAAGACTACGACGACGCCGAGATCGCCGACGGCGCCGGAGATCTCGGGTTCTTCAGCCCGGGGAGCTTCTGGCCCATCCTGCTGGCCGCTGCAGCCGGCCTGGCCGCCGTATCGCTCGCCTTCTTCCAGTTCTGGCTGATCGCCGTGGCTGCCGTCGCCGTGATCGCGGCGTCGGCGGGTCTGGTGTTCGAGTACTACGTCGGTCCCGAGAAGCACTGA
- the qcrC gene encoding cytochrome bc1 complex diheme cytochrome c subunit — MSSSPPPASDATASARKTRRQRKLRRRVTGAMVLMMGLVSAGFLAAALTPDPQVATANDDAAAMIREGKQLYETSCITCHGANLQGVQDRGPSLIGVGEAAVYFQVSSGRMPAMRNEAQAARKEPKFDAAQTDALGAYIQANGGGPTVVRDENGEIAQSSLRGNDIGRGSELFRMNCASCHNFTGRGGALSSGKYAPILDPANEQQIYAAMVTGPQNMPKFSDRQLTMEEKQDIIAYVKLQAEAKSPGGYGLGGLGPPAEGPTIWVVGIIAVVGAAMWIGARS; from the coding sequence ATGAGTTCATCCCCCCCACCCGCATCCGACGCCACCGCATCCGCCAGGAAGACACGCCGCCAGCGCAAGCTGCGTCGGCGTGTCACGGGTGCCATGGTCCTGATGATGGGATTGGTCAGCGCCGGTTTCCTCGCGGCCGCTCTGACCCCTGATCCGCAGGTGGCCACGGCCAACGACGATGCCGCGGCCATGATCCGGGAAGGCAAGCAGCTCTACGAGACCTCCTGCATCACCTGCCACGGCGCGAACCTGCAGGGTGTGCAGGACCGCGGGCCGAGCCTGATCGGCGTCGGTGAAGCCGCGGTCTACTTCCAGGTCTCCTCCGGCCGTATGCCCGCCATGCGCAACGAAGCGCAGGCGGCCCGCAAGGAGCCGAAGTTCGACGCCGCACAGACCGACGCGCTGGGTGCCTACATCCAGGCCAACGGCGGCGGCCCCACGGTCGTCCGCGACGAGAACGGCGAGATCGCCCAGTCGTCGCTGCGCGGGAACGACATCGGCCGCGGTAGCGAGCTGTTCCGGATGAACTGCGCGTCCTGCCACAACTTCACGGGTCGGGGTGGGGCGCTGTCCTCCGGCAAGTACGCGCCGATCCTGGATCCGGCCAACGAACAGCAGATCTACGCCGCCATGGTCACCGGCCCGCAGAACATGCCCAAGTTCTCCGATCGCCAGCTGACCATGGAGGAGAAGCAGGACATCATCGCCTACGTCAAGCTGCAGGCCGAGGCGAAGTCGCCCGGCGGATACGGACTGGGCGGTCTCGGCCCGCCGGCCGAGGGCCCCACCATCTGGGTAGTCGGAATCATCGCTGTCGTCGGTGCAGCCATGTGGATCGGAGCAAGGTCATGA
- the ctaC gene encoding aa3-type cytochrome oxidase subunit II, producing the protein MNVAQGRILRRTGLAVSLGIAALLLSGCSIDNSVLRFGWPSGITPQAHRMRELWTWSVIAALVMGVIVWGLVFWTVVFHRKKKDSPEFPRQTAYNVPLELAYTAVPFVIIAVLFYFTVVVQNYVLDKEDNPDVVVDVTAYQWNWKFGYRSIEPSDGTGKYDGIDYEAQAFAERATERVSEDGHELPGAVHGRSPEDLSYLKYNKIETVGSSEEIPILVLPTGKRIEFELASSDVIHAFWVPEFLFKRDVNPNPKENNSDNVFQISEIEREGAFVGRCAEMCGTYHAMMNFEVRAVSPEKFDQYIELRKPASEGGSELTTAQALAEIGESPVATSTTPFNTDREYKQATVTGGN; encoded by the coding sequence GTGAACGTGGCGCAAGGTCGGATCCTTCGGCGGACCGGGCTGGCAGTATCTCTGGGCATTGCTGCCTTGCTGCTGTCGGGTTGTTCGATAGACAACTCGGTGCTCCGGTTCGGGTGGCCCTCGGGCATCACTCCCCAGGCACACCGGATGCGTGAACTGTGGACCTGGTCCGTCATCGCCGCGCTGGTCATGGGCGTCATCGTCTGGGGCCTGGTGTTCTGGACCGTCGTGTTCCACCGCAAGAAGAAGGACTCCCCGGAGTTCCCGCGGCAGACCGCCTACAACGTGCCGCTCGAGCTGGCCTACACCGCCGTTCCGTTCGTCATCATCGCGGTGCTGTTCTACTTCACCGTCGTCGTGCAGAACTACGTCCTCGACAAGGAGGACAACCCGGATGTCGTCGTCGACGTCACGGCCTACCAGTGGAACTGGAAGTTCGGCTACCGCTCCATCGAGCCCAGCGACGGCACCGGCAAGTACGACGGCATCGACTACGAGGCCCAGGCATTCGCCGAGCGCGCCACGGAGAGGGTGTCCGAAGACGGCCACGAACTCCCGGGCGCGGTGCACGGACGTTCGCCCGAGGACCTGTCGTACCTCAAGTACAACAAGATCGAGACCGTCGGCAGCAGCGAGGAGATCCCGATCCTCGTCCTGCCCACCGGCAAGCGCATCGAGTTCGAGCTCGCGTCCTCCGACGTCATCCACGCCTTCTGGGTGCCGGAGTTCCTGTTCAAGCGGGACGTGAACCCGAACCCGAAGGAAAACAACTCCGACAACGTCTTCCAGATCAGCGAGATCGAGCGTGAAGGCGCCTTCGTCGGGCGCTGCGCCGAGATGTGTGGCACGTACCACGCGATGATGAACTTCGAGGTCCGCGCAGTGTCGCCGGAGAAGTTCGACCAATACATCGAGCTGCGCAAGCCCGCTTCGGAGGGTGGCTCCGAGCTCACCACGGCGCAGGCGCTCGCAGAGATCGGCGAATCGCCGGTCGCGACCTCGACGACGCCGTTCAACACCGACCGTGAGTACAAGCAGGCCACCGTTACCGGTGGCAACTGA
- the asnB gene encoding asparagine synthase (glutamine-hydrolyzing): MCGLLGFLTTDGTSDHLVSRIDQAMHCLRHRGPDEHGTWHDEDLVFGFNRLSIIDLEHSHQPLRWGPVENPERYALTFNGEIYNYLEIRAQLTDEFGAQFRTEGDSEAIVAAYHYWGEDAVRRLRGMFAFAVWDTETRELFIARDPFGIKPLFLATGARGTAFGSEKKSLLELADAIGIGTELDPRAVEHYTVLQYVPEPETLHAQIRRLESGCFARVRPGERPAVTRYFRPTFPVRPFAPGTEQQRYREIADALEDSVAKHMRADVTVGSFLSGGIDSTAIAALAMRHNPNLITFTTGFEREGYSEVDVAAESAEAIGARHVVKVVSPAEFAAAIPEIVWYLDDPVADPALVPLWFVAREARKHVKVVLSGEGADELFGGYTIYREPLSLAPFERMPAGLRRLAGKLSDRIPEGTRGKSLLHRGSLSLEERYYGNARSFNDAQLRAVLRDFRPEWTHQDVTASIYAESQGWDPVARMQHLDLFTWLRGDILVKADKMTMANSLELRVPFLDPEVFEVASQVPLEQKITTKRRGGSQPTTKYALRQALEGIVPAHVLHRAKLGFPVPLRHWLQGTELFDWAREQITESGADHLIDKAAVLKMLDEHRAGESDHSRRLWTVLVFMVWHGIFVEKRIVPTIAEPVYPVSL; the protein is encoded by the coding sequence GTGTGCGGATTGCTCGGCTTCTTGACCACCGACGGGACCAGTGACCACCTGGTCTCGCGGATCGACCAGGCCATGCACTGCCTGCGCCACCGCGGCCCGGACGAGCACGGCACGTGGCACGACGAGGACCTCGTCTTCGGGTTCAACCGGCTCTCGATCATCGACCTCGAACATTCGCACCAGCCGCTGCGCTGGGGCCCGGTGGAGAACCCGGAACGCTACGCGCTGACGTTCAACGGTGAGATCTACAACTATCTCGAGATCCGCGCGCAGTTGACGGACGAGTTCGGGGCACAGTTCCGGACCGAGGGCGACTCGGAGGCCATCGTCGCCGCGTACCACTACTGGGGCGAGGACGCGGTGCGCCGCCTCCGGGGCATGTTCGCGTTCGCCGTGTGGGACACCGAGACGCGAGAGTTGTTCATCGCCCGCGACCCGTTCGGCATCAAGCCGCTGTTCCTCGCCACCGGCGCCCGCGGCACCGCCTTCGGCAGCGAGAAGAAGAGCCTGCTCGAACTCGCGGACGCGATCGGTATCGGCACGGAGCTCGATCCTCGTGCCGTCGAGCACTACACCGTGCTGCAGTACGTTCCCGAGCCGGAAACCCTGCACGCACAGATCCGCAGACTCGAGTCCGGCTGTTTCGCCCGGGTCCGGCCGGGCGAACGCCCGGCCGTCACCCGCTACTTCCGTCCGACCTTCCCGGTTCGCCCGTTCGCACCGGGTACCGAGCAGCAGCGCTACCGGGAGATCGCCGACGCGCTCGAGGATTCGGTCGCCAAGCACATGCGGGCCGACGTGACGGTCGGGTCCTTCCTGTCCGGTGGCATCGATTCGACCGCGATCGCCGCTCTCGCGATGCGGCACAACCCGAACCTGATCACCTTCACGACCGGATTCGAGCGGGAGGGCTACTCCGAGGTCGACGTCGCTGCGGAGTCGGCCGAGGCGATCGGAGCCCGGCACGTGGTGAAGGTCGTGAGTCCGGCCGAGTTCGCGGCGGCCATTCCCGAGATCGTGTGGTACCTGGACGACCCGGTTGCCGATCCTGCGCTGGTCCCGCTGTGGTTCGTCGCCCGTGAGGCCCGCAAGCACGTCAAGGTGGTGCTGTCCGGGGAGGGCGCGGACGAGCTGTTCGGCGGATACACCATCTACCGCGAGCCGCTCTCACTCGCTCCGTTCGAACGGATGCCGGCGGGTCTGCGCCGTCTCGCGGGCAAGCTGTCGGACCGGATCCCGGAGGGGACGCGCGGCAAGAGCCTGTTGCACCGCGGTTCGCTGTCGCTGGAGGAGCGCTACTACGGCAACGCCCGCAGCTTCAACGACGCCCAGCTGCGTGCCGTGCTCCGCGACTTCCGGCCGGAGTGGACCCACCAGGACGTCACGGCCTCGATCTACGCGGAGTCGCAGGGCTGGGATCCGGTGGCCCGGATGCAGCACCTGGATCTGTTCACCTGGCTTCGCGGCGACATTCTGGTCAAGGCCGACAAGATGACGATGGCGAACTCGCTCGAACTGCGGGTCCCGTTCCTCGATCCCGAGGTCTTCGAGGTCGCCTCCCAGGTCCCGCTGGAGCAGAAGATCACGACGAAGCGCCGGGGCGGCTCGCAACCGACGACGAAGTACGCGCTCCGCCAGGCACTGGAGGGCATCGTGCCCGCCCACGTGCTCCATCGCGCCAAGCTCGGTTTCCCGGTGCCGCTGCGGCACTGGTTGCAGGGCACGGAGCTGTTCGACTGGGCCCGCGAGCAGATCACGGAGTCCGGCGCCGATCATCTGATCGACAAGGCCGCGGTACTGAAGATGCTGGACGAGCACCGGGCCGGTGAATCCGATCACAGCCGCAGGCTGTGGACCGTCCTCGTGTTCATGGTGTGGCACGGGATCTTCGTCGAGAAGCGCATCGTGCCCACGATCGCCGAGCCGGTCTACCCGGTATCGCTGTAA